Proteins encoded within one genomic window of Cellulomonas xiejunii:
- a CDS encoding malate dehydrogenase: MPAVVTVTGAAGQIGYALAFRIASGQLLGPDTPVRLRMLEIPPAVKAAEGVAMELDDCAFPLLDGIDITDDAKAAFDGVNVALLVGARPRTKGMERGDLLSANGGIFGPQGAAINAGAADDVRVLVVGNPANTNAYIASAHAPDVPADRFTAMTRLDHNRALAQLRQRTGAAIDDIARVAIWGNHSATQYPDLTHATIGGRPALEVVGDDAWVRDTFIPTVAKRGAAIIEARGASSAASAANAAIDHMHTWVHGTPEGGWTSAGVVSDGSYGVPEGLISSFPVTASGGAYTIVPGLDVDAFSRERIDASVAELVEEREAVRALGLV; the protein is encoded by the coding sequence GCCTTCCGCATCGCGTCCGGTCAGCTGCTGGGTCCTGACACCCCGGTGCGCCTGCGGATGCTGGAGATCCCGCCGGCGGTGAAGGCTGCCGAGGGTGTGGCGATGGAGCTCGACGACTGCGCGTTCCCGCTGCTCGACGGCATCGACATCACGGACGACGCCAAGGCGGCCTTCGACGGCGTGAACGTGGCGCTGCTGGTGGGTGCCCGCCCGCGGACCAAGGGCATGGAGCGCGGTGACCTGCTGAGCGCCAACGGCGGCATCTTCGGCCCGCAGGGCGCGGCGATCAACGCCGGCGCCGCGGACGACGTGCGGGTCCTGGTGGTCGGTAACCCGGCCAACACCAACGCGTACATCGCGTCGGCCCACGCGCCCGACGTGCCGGCCGACCGGTTCACCGCGATGACGCGGCTCGACCACAACCGGGCCCTCGCGCAGCTGCGGCAGCGCACGGGCGCCGCGATCGACGACATCGCGCGCGTCGCGATCTGGGGCAACCACTCCGCGACCCAGTACCCGGACCTCACGCACGCGACCATCGGCGGGCGTCCCGCGCTCGAGGTCGTCGGCGACGACGCGTGGGTGCGCGACACCTTCATCCCGACGGTCGCCAAGCGCGGTGCCGCGATCATCGAGGCGCGCGGCGCGTCGTCGGCAGCGTCCGCCGCGAACGCCGCGATCGACCACATGCACACGTGGGTGCACGGCACGCCCGAGGGCGGCTGGACGTCGGCGGGCGTGGTGTCCGACGGGTCGTACGGCGTGCCGGAGGGGCTGATCTCGTCGTTCCCGGTCACGGCGAGCGGCGGCGCCTACACGATCGTGCCGGGCCTCGACGTCGACGCGTTCTCGCGCGAGCGCATCGACGCGTCGGTGGCCGAGCTCGTCGAGGAGCGCGAGGCAGTGCGCGCGCTCGGGCTCGTCTGA